AGCGCCGCCAGGGATAGGGCCGGACGCCATTCGCGGTGGTTTCCTTTCGCCGGGGTTTCATTGTATGAGACTGTCTTGCCGGCGGGGACGGCAGTGACGCGTGCTTCCGTTTCCGTCGGGACCTGCTTGCAAACGCGCGACGGGCCCGTAAACAGGCGGCGGAAGACCGCCGGGATATGACGAATGAGCGGCGACGGCGCGAAGCGGCCAGTACCAGAAATCATTGCGGCTTGCGCCGTCGCGCTGGGGCTCGCCCTGCTGGTGCTGCCGGTATTCGAAGGCATACCGCAGGCGGCCCGCCAGGCGCTGGGCCTTGTCATCATCAGCGCGTCGCTCTGGGCGACGGAGGTGGTTCCCGCCCACCTGGCCAGTTTCATATTCTTCTTTCTGGCGCTCGTCGTCGCCGGTCAGCCCGCGCCGGTGGTGTTCTCGGGCTTCCATTCCGGCGCCACCTGGCTGATTTTCGGCGGAATCGTGCTGGGCCATGCGATCAACAGCACGGGCCTGGGCGCCCGCTTCGCCGAGGGGCTGATCGCCCGCCGCGAAAGCGGCTATTCGGGGCTGGTGATCGGCATCGGGCTGGTGGCGTTCCTGCTGTCCTTCGTCATGCCGTCGGCGATGGGGCGGGTCGTCCTGCTGACGCCGATCGTCGGCGCGCTGTGCGACAAGCTGGGATATGGCGCGGAAAGCCGGGGCCGCGCCGGGCTGGTGCTGACGATGATCTTCGCCACCGCCCTGCCGCCCAGCGCGATCCTGCCGGCAACCGTGCCGAATGTCATCCTCAGCGGCGCGGCGGAAAGCATTCACGGGGTCGTCTTTCGCTACGGCGAATTCCTGCTGCTGCACATGACCGTGTTCGGGTCGCTGACGCTGCTTCTCGTGCTCGTCCTCGGGCTGACCCTGTTCCGCGAGGCCCCGCCCGTCCGCCTGGTGCCGGAAGTGCGCGGCCCCGTGACCGGCGTTGAAAAACGGCTGATGGCGGTGCTGGCGCTGACCCTGCTGTTCTGGACGACTGACAGCCTGCACGGGGTGGCGCCGGCCTGGGTGGCGCTGGGCGCCGCGGTCGTCTGCCTGTTGCCCGTGGTGCGGCTCGTACCGCCCTCGGCGATGATACATAAGGTCAATTACGGCCCCTGGTTCTTCGTCGCCGGAATTGTCGGCATGGGGGCGGTCGTATCCCATAGCGGTCTGGCGGGATATCTGGGCGAATATCTGATCCGGTCGATCGGGATTGCGCCGCAACAGGACGCCTATAATTTCTTCGCGATGATCCTGACCGGCGGCATCCTGTCGCTGGGGGTCAATTACGCGGGCGTTCCCGCCATCCTGACGCCGCTGATGGGCGATCTTGCGGTGGCGGCCGGGTGGCCGCTGGAAACCATGCTGATGACCCAGGTCGCCAGCTTCTTCTTCATCCTGCTGCCCTACCAGATCGCGCCGGTCTTCACGGGCATGCTGCTGGCCGGCATTCCGCAGCGTTACGGTATCCGGATGTGCCTGATCTTCACGGTAATCCACCTGCTGGTCGTGTCGCCGCTGAATTTCCTGTGGTGGCGCTGGCTGGGGGTGTTTTCCGCGTAAACCATCCGTCGACAAGGCGACGGCATGCCGCCCGTCTTGCGCGATATGGCGAATGCTGCTTCACTTCCGTCACGGGAACGAAGTCGGGAGGAGTAACGAACATGACGCTGACCATCAGGAAACTGGGCGAGCATCTGGGTGCGGAAGTGTCGGGCGCGGACCTGACGACGGTGACGGACGACGCCGTGATAGACGAAATCAGGGCCGCGCTTGACGAACATTCCGTGCTGGTGTTCCGCGATCAACGGTTCGAGGACAACACGCAAACGGCGTTCAGCAGCCGTTTCGGCGCGCTGGAGCGGATGCTGTACAAGGCGGAGGGCGATGGCGGCATTCCCATCTCGAATATTTCCAATGTGGACTACAACACGGGGCAGATTTACCCGCCGGGCCATCGGCGCCTGAAGTCGAATACCGGCAACGAGATGTGGCACACCGACAGCTCCTTCAAGCCGGTGCCGGCCTATTGCTCGATGCTGTCGGGCCGGGAAGTACCGCCGGTCGGCGCCGACACGGAGTTCGCGACCTGCCGCGGCGCCTATGACGCCCTGCCGGAAGCGGAACGCCTGCGGCTGGACGGGCTGGTCGCGGAGCATAATTTCGCCTATTCGCGCAGCAAGGTGCCGGGCTATACGCCGCCGGCCGAGACACTGGCGGAGGTGCCGCCGGTCCGTCACGCGGTGGTGCGCACGAATCCGGCGACCGGCCGGAAGAATTTCTACACCGGCGCCCACGCCTCGCACATAATCGGCTGGCCGGTGGAAAAGGGCCGCAAGCTTCTGGAAGACCTGGTTGCCCAGGCGACCCGTCCGGAATTCGTCTATGTGCATAAATGGCGGCAGTTCGATTTCGTGATCTGGGACAATCGCTGCGTCCTGCATCGCGGCACGCCTTATGACAGCGCGAAGTACCGCCGTGTGATGCGCCGGACCACCGTTGCGGGCGCCGGACCCACGGTCAGCGAAGCCGGTGAGGCGCTCGCCGTCGCATAGGTGCGCCGGCGTCCTGTGACCTTGCGCCCGCCTCCGATAGCTGCTTCATTCCGGTTCTGGCGGCGCAACCCGGGAGACTGGACATGCAGTTGGATACACAACAGTTGGAAATACGGCCCCTGTCGGACCATACCGGCGCGGAGGTGCGGGGGATCGACCTGTCGCGCCCCGTGGATGGGGAAACCCGCGCGCGCCTCAACCGGGCCTTTGTCGATCATTCGGTTCTGGTGATCCGCAAACAGACGCTGACGGCGCCGCAATTGCTGACCGGCGTGCAACTGTTCGGCGACGTCTTCCATCAGCATAATACCCGCTTCGCGCTGCCGGAATGTCCCGAAATTCACTACCTGTCGAACCAGGACCGGTACGACGACGGCAAGCGTTATATTCCCGGCGCGGGCTATCATACCGACCATTCCAACGCCGCCATGCCGCCGAAGGCGACGATCCTGCTGGCGATCAAGCTGCCGGATTCCGGCGGCGACACCCAGTATGTGAATATGCATCGCGCCTATGAGGATCTGCCGGATGATATCAGGAAACGGATCGCGAACCTGAAGGGTATCCATGTCTATCAGAGCAAGCACAGCGAGCGGAAGCTGACGGGGCTGCCGCCGGAGGCGAAGGGCCGGGTGCCCGAATTCGTCCGCCACCCCATCGTGCGCACCCATCCGGAAACCGGCCGGAAGTCGCTTTACCTGAATCCCATCCGCATCGAATCCATCGAAGGCATGGGCGAGGCGGAGGCGCTGACGCTGCTCGACGAACTGCTGGCGCATGCGACGCAGGAAAAATACCAGTACCGGCATCGCTGGCAGCCGGGCGACATGGTCATGTGGGATAATCGCTGCCTGCTGCACAAGGCCAACGGCGACTATGACCACAGCCAGGTCCGCTATATGTACCGGGTGATGTTGCAGGGCGATACGCCGTATTAGATCGGCGCGGCGCGGTTCGGTTCAATACGGTCGGTATGCCGCCGCTCATCGACGGCGTCTCTGTTGGCGCGTTGATCGCCGACAAGGCTTTCGACAGCAACGCCATCATCGCCGGCCTCAACGAGCGCGGCGCCGGGATCGTCATCTTCCAGCATCCGCGTCGCGCCATGCGCGCCTATCTCGCAGCGACCGCAGAGAAATAGAAGTCGAGCATGGAATCAAGCGGTGCCGGGTCGCGGCGTAGACGGCTGCGCAGAGCCGCGCCCTCCCAGCAATTAACCAAGAGGTCCGCCATGCTGCACGGATCGACGTCCGCCGGCAGGCCACCACTGGCTTGCGCTTCCTGCATGCAGGAAGCGATGCGCCCGGCAATGGTGTCGAGACACGCCTCGATTTTTTCCTGGAAGACGGGATTCACGCCTGAGAGTTCCTGACCGAGTCCCCCTAGCATGCATCCGAGATAGCCGTCCTCACGATACTTGTCGCGCGTCGACTCAAAGAACTTGCGAACACGGTCGAGCGGCAGGAGCGAACGATCGCCGAGCGAAGCGTCTAGCCCTTTGTGAACCTCATCCATGTAGCGATCGATAACCTGCAGGGCGAAACCCTCCTTGCTGGCGAAGTGATGATAGAACGATCCCTTCGGCATGTTGGTTTCCTTGAGCACAGCCTGGATGCCGAGATCGTTGTAGCCATGGCGCAGGAGCATGGTCAGCCCTATAACAAGCATGCGCTCCTTGGTGGAATTGTTCATTCGTATGAGACCCGTAATCTTTTGCAATCGCAGATTGACCGCCGGGTAACCAAGTTCAATGCCAGGCGCGCACGGCGTCAGTGCTGGTGTTCGGGCGGTGCGAAAAGGACCAGTTCCACACGATCGTCGCCTTCGACATAGGCGTCGTGACCTGGCGGTATCTCGAAAAAGTCGCCGGGCGCGATTGTCGTGCTCGTTCCGGTGTCGAGCATGCGAACGACCAGGGTGCCGGAAATGCAGTAGCCCGTGTGATGCATCGGGCATGAATCCGGATTGCCGAGCAGAGGCTTCTCATCCTTTTCCCAAGTCCAGCCTGGTTCAAACACCGCATGCAAGCCGGTCGCTCCGGTCCCCATCTTGACGATGGCTATGCCGCCGCATTCCTTCATGTCGAGTAGCTGGTCGGGCTGTTCAAAGCGCCGGGTCTCGATTGTCGTGCTCATGATGTCGTTTCCTTCCTTCCGTCCATCGGCAAAATTGCCCGGACGCAACAGCTGTTGCATTTATTAGACCGACCGGTCTAATTGCAGGTTCGCACGGGACCGGGTTTGCGTCAATCCATGCGCTTGAGAGGCAGCTTTCTTTTCCATGGCGAGGCGGGCTTTACCGGTGTCGAAATAGAGCGTGTCGCGGCGCCGGTCCGTCCGGCTTCAGTTCAGGCATGCCTGCAATTCGAGAAGAAAATTTTGGGGCCTTGCCCGTCTCGCGCCGGATATGCATCGCAATGCGCGCGGCCAAAACCAATCAGAGCCTGAAGGCCATAATCTATCTCGCAGCAGCCGTGATAAACTCGCGATGAATCTCGACAGCCCAAGGCTGGCGCGGTTCGGTTCAGTCGGAGATCATGGTCAGCGCGGCCTTGCGGTCGCCGGGTTTCAGCCGCAGGAACAGCGTGCGGGCCTTCTTGATGTCCTTGTCGGCGCCGCTTTCGGCGGCGGCCGCGAGGGCCAGGGTTGTCGCATGATCCGGCCCGCAGATGAATGCCAGGGCCTTTGCCAGTCGGCCCATGGCGGCGGCGTCGGTTTTCATGTCGTCCATACAGGTTTCCTCCGGATTTTCAGGACTGTACAGCGCAGCGGTCAAATTGCTGGCCTGCGGCGGGACACTATCGCACATCAGGTTTGAAGGGAACCGCGACAGGTTCCGTTCAAACCTGCGAATCTGATCTACCCCGGCTGGACGGGCCCGTCACCGACAGGCGTTTTCGGTTCCTGCAGCAGCAGGTTCCGCAGATAGGCGCCGTAACCGGATTTATCCATCGGCCCGGCCAGGCGGTCCAGCTGGGCGTCGTCGATGAAACCCCGCCGCCATGCCACTTCCTCGACACAGCCGATCTTCTGGCCCTGCCGGGCTTCGATGACCTGAACGAACTGACCTGCTTCCATCAGCGACTGGTGCGTACCCGTATCCAGCCAGGCGGCGCCCCGGCCCAGCACTTCGACCGTGAGTTTCTCCTGCCGCAGG
This genomic interval from Alphaproteobacteria bacterium contains the following:
- a CDS encoding SLC13 family permease: MSGDGAKRPVPEIIAACAVALGLALLVLPVFEGIPQAARQALGLVIISASLWATEVVPAHLASFIFFFLALVVAGQPAPVVFSGFHSGATWLIFGGIVLGHAINSTGLGARFAEGLIARRESGYSGLVIGIGLVAFLLSFVMPSAMGRVVLLTPIVGALCDKLGYGAESRGRAGLVLTMIFATALPPSAILPATVPNVILSGAAESIHGVVFRYGEFLLLHMTVFGSLTLLLVLVLGLTLFREAPPVRLVPEVRGPVTGVEKRLMAVLALTLLFWTTDSLHGVAPAWVALGAAVVCLLPVVRLVPPSAMIHKVNYGPWFFVAGIVGMGAVVSHSGLAGYLGEYLIRSIGIAPQQDAYNFFAMILTGGILSLGVNYAGVPAILTPLMGDLAVAAGWPLETMLMTQVASFFFILLPYQIAPVFTGMLLAGIPQRYGIRMCLIFTVIHLLVVSPLNFLWWRWLGVFSA
- a CDS encoding TauD/TfdA family dioxygenase — translated: MTLTIRKLGEHLGAEVSGADLTTVTDDAVIDEIRAALDEHSVLVFRDQRFEDNTQTAFSSRFGALERMLYKAEGDGGIPISNISNVDYNTGQIYPPGHRRLKSNTGNEMWHTDSSFKPVPAYCSMLSGREVPPVGADTEFATCRGAYDALPEAERLRLDGLVAEHNFAYSRSKVPGYTPPAETLAEVPPVRHAVVRTNPATGRKNFYTGAHASHIIGWPVEKGRKLLEDLVAQATRPEFVYVHKWRQFDFVIWDNRCVLHRGTPYDSAKYRRVMRRTTVAGAGPTVSEAGEALAVA
- a CDS encoding TauD/TfdA family dioxygenase — encoded protein: MQLDTQQLEIRPLSDHTGAEVRGIDLSRPVDGETRARLNRAFVDHSVLVIRKQTLTAPQLLTGVQLFGDVFHQHNTRFALPECPEIHYLSNQDRYDDGKRYIPGAGYHTDHSNAAMPPKATILLAIKLPDSGGDTQYVNMHRAYEDLPDDIRKRIANLKGIHVYQSKHSERKLTGLPPEAKGRVPEFVRHPIVRTHPETGRKSLYLNPIRIESIEGMGEAEALTLLDELLAHATQEKYQYRHRWQPGDMVMWDNRCLLHKANGDYDHSQVRYMYRVMLQGDTPY
- a CDS encoding TetR family transcriptional regulator C-terminal domain-containing protein; the encoded protein is MNNSTKERMLVIGLTMLLRHGYNDLGIQAVLKETNMPKGSFYHHFASKEGFALQVIDRYMDEVHKGLDASLGDRSLLPLDRVRKFFESTRDKYREDGYLGCMLGGLGQELSGVNPVFQEKIEACLDTIAGRIASCMQEAQASGGLPADVDPCSMADLLVNCWEGAALRSRLRRDPAPLDSMLDFYFSAVAAR
- a CDS encoding cupin domain-containing protein, which codes for MSTTIETRRFEQPDQLLDMKECGGIAIVKMGTGATGLHAVFEPGWTWEKDEKPLLGNPDSCPMHHTGYCISGTLVVRMLDTGTSTTIAPGDFFEIPPGHDAYVEGDDRVELVLFAPPEHQH